One Helianthus annuus cultivar XRQ/B chromosome 12, HanXRQr2.0-SUNRISE, whole genome shotgun sequence genomic region harbors:
- the LOC110894952 gene encoding putative callose synthase 6, with translation MLMLYFTLKCCHSLLKDPPLSLYSSIPKTNMINCTFFSKDSRRSRVRVGPCGDGIASKFIPSCVAPILRVADEIEKENERVAFLCRFCALEKFHRMYPDTREHGDLLFKCYILYRVQKEDIMTKNQLAKTDPREIQIFYQNFYEKNIREGQYTKKPEEMAKIYQIATVLYDALTTIIRPSKVEQKTRRYAKDVEEKKEQYERTINLVLLLKKQVLMIVKRCFEGKTLYI, from the exons ATGCTAATGCTTTACTTCACTTTGAAATGTTGCCATTCTTTACTTAAGGATCCCCCCCTCTCACTCTATAGTTCAATCCCAAAAACAAACATGATAAACTGCACATTCTTTAGCAAAGACAGTAGGAGATCGCGAGTACGAGTGGGACCATGTGGCGATGGAATTGCCAGCAAGTTTATCCCATCTTGTGTTGCTCCAATTCTTCGTGTTGCCGATGAAATTGAGAAGGAGAATGAGAGAGTTGCTTTCTTGT GCCGATTTTGTGCACTCGAGAAGTTCCACAGAATGTATCCTGATACTAGGGAACATGGTGATCTCCTATTTAAATGCTACATACTATATAGAGTTCAGAAG GAAGATATAATGACAAAGAATCAATTAGCAAAAACTGATCCCAGGGAAATCCAAATATTCTACCAAAACTTTTATGAGAAAAACATTAGAGAAGGCCAATACACAAAGAAACC AGAAGAAATGGCTAAGATCTATCAGATTGCAACGGTTTTGTATGATGCACTGACCACGATAATACGTCCTTCAAAAGTCGAGCAGAAG ACTCGACGATATGCGAAAGACGTAGAGGAAAAGAAAGAACAGTATGAGCGTACTATAAACCTTGTGTTACTACTTAAGAAGCAGGTTTTAATGATTGTTAAAAGATGTTTTGAGGGGAAAACACTATATATATAA